TCGGTCGTCGCGGGCGGCGGCGCCGAGGTGTGCGGTGCGGCCTGCGGCGTGGCGACGCCCGGTTTCGCGGGCGCGCTGTCACCGCTGACCTTGGCGATCTGCACCGCGATCGCCGCCGTCACCGCCAATACCGCGAGCACCCCCAATATCGGTACAGCCCACTGCCTTCCGCGTTCGGTGACGGAGCTCCCGCCGACGCGCTCGCGGACCGGCCGTTTCAGCGGCCGCCGCCCGTACTCGCTCCAACTCGCTCGTTCGTCGGGCAGCGCGTGCCGGGCCGCGCTCTGCCCCGCCCGTGCCCCCGGGTACGCGGTCCGAGCGCTCTGATACGCCGACCGCGGCTCGTAGTCGTCCTCGAATTCGTCGTATTCGCTGTCGTAGTCGTCGTATTCGGTGCTGTGCGCCGCGGGTGCGGGCGCGCCGGTGATCCAGTCCGACCAGCGTCCCGTATACGCGTCCGGACCGTCCCCGGAGCTGACCGGTTCCTTTGCCGTGGAATGCGATTCGGTGGTGCTCATGGCGTCGCCTGCGGTCCGAGGTCGATGATCGGCGCCCCGCTGGTCGGCGGCGCACCGGTCGGGGGTGCGCTGGTGTCCGGGGTGAAGGTCAGCGTGGGCGCCCCGCTGCTCGGGGCCGCGGACGCCCCGCCGCCGAGCGGGAACTGCCCGTTGGCGGGAACGCTGGTGGGCGCGGTCGAGGTGCCCGCGAAATCCATTCCCACACTCGGCTTGTCACTGCCGCCGCGCGGCACGCCACCCGGTGCGGCGGCCCCGGACAGGTCGTGGGCGACCGCCGCGAACCACTGCCCGACCCAGTCGGTGGGGCTTTCCCCGAAGCCCGCGCCCTGCGCATGCGTGTAATCGTGCTTCTGCGCGGTGTCCCAGTACCGCACCCACGTGGTGACGTCGAGCAGATCCTTGTTGTCGGTGATGTTCTGCGTGACCGCCGAGAACGACTGGGTGACCAGCCGGCTGATGGTGGTCGGCGGCACCAGGTTGGTCACCGCGCCGAGCAGCTTGGTGCCGAATACCGCCAGTCCCGCAATGGGATTGGCGAGCCCGGCGGTGGCGATCTCGGCGATGTTGGTCGGCGTCAGAATGTCCTTCACCACCGCCACCACCGAATTGATGGCGATGGTGCCGAGCTTGAGCAGCGCCTGGAACGCGCCCGGAATATCGACCTGGGTGCTGGGATTGGAGGCGTCGGCGATGCGCTGCGAGATCGACTTCTGCGGCTGATAGGACAGATCCGCCAGCGAGGTCCCCGACACGTCCTTGTTCACCACCGAGGTGACGGTCTTGATGGAGGTGAACGCCAGCGCCTCCGCGATCGATTTCAGCGACCCGATCGGATCACCGGCCGAAAGCTCCACCTGCCCCGCGATATTGGCGACGGTCCGCACCAGGGGCGCGCCGACCGGGGTGTCGCAGGCCAGATCGCCCTCGGTGCAGAACTCGGCGACCCGCCCGACCAGACTGCCGAAGTTCTCGAGGGTGGCGCTGTCGGGCGCGATCCCCGCCCCGGACGCGGTCTTGGTGGCGGGCGGATCCGACAGTCCCGCAACAGCTTTGCCGTCGGTCCCGGGTGCGCCGGTGGGCAGCTTCTGGTCGGGTTTGCCGGGGAACAGCGGCGCGTTGGCATTGCGATTGGGATCGCCGAACAGCGCGACGGCCGCGACCTTGTCGGCCGGGACCGTCCCCTTGCCCGCCCCGACCTCCTGCGCGAACTGGGAGGCCACGTGCGCGCCCTGGGAGTATCCCGCGATCGCCAACTGCGTACTGGGACAGCGGTCGACGACCTGTTTGGCCATGGAGCGCAGCCGGTCGAGGCCGTCGCCCACCGACTTGGTGTAGGTGACGGTGCTGACCGAGGTGGCCCCGCCGAACGACGCCTCGTACGGCACGTACGCCCGGTCGACCAGCCCCGCGTCGCTGGCGGTGGCCATCATGGGCCGGAACACCTCCGACAGCATCCCGGTGTCGGTGGTGACGGCGGCGTCGGGGGAGGATTCGCCGGTGCCCTGGATGCCGAGCGCGAACAGCGACGGGCAGGTGGCGATGGGCACGGTGGTGTCGGGCGGCCCGGCGTGCGCAACCGCCGACGCGCTCACCCCGACGGTCGCGACGACGCAGATCGCGGCCGTGAACAGCGCCGAACTCCGCCGAATCGATACGGGGCCTTGCCGTTTCGGTGTCGAACTCCGCGATCTCGGCGCGGAGCGTCGCAATCCCAGTGGGGGCAGCGGTTTTCGATGCACGTCGCACCTCGTTCAGGTCAGGGACTGGCTGATGGCGCGCCGTTGCGCGCGCGTTCGGTGATCCGTGCTCCGGCGGCGCGGGCCGCGGTGAGGATCTGCTCGGCCAGAAGCCGAACCGGTTGCGGGGGAGTGCGTGTCGGGTCCCCGTCGTCCATCGGTGTGTGTTCGGTGGCCGGTTCCCAGGCCGCCAGTTCGTAGGGTTCCAGTGCCCGCCATTGCTCGAGCCAGCCCAGCCGCCAGGTGCGCGCGCCCAGCGCCAGCGCCAGCCCTTCCATTTCCTCGCGCCGCTGTGCGACCGGAATCGGCAGCGGCCGAGCCGAATCCGCGACGGTCAGCACCCCGACGACGTGGCTGCCCACCGGCGTCGCCTGCCCCTGATGTGCGAGCAGCGCCCGATGCAGGGCGTTCACCCCGCGCAGGTGACTGCGCCCGACCAGCACCACGAGCGGCGAATCCATGTCCCCGGCCAACCCGATGCGGGCCGGCCACCGCTGCCCGGCATCGCCCGCCCAGCTCAGACTGGCCGCCAGACTGCTGACCCCCGCGCCCCCGTGCACGCCCACCAGCCACAGCAGTGGCGGCCGCGCGAGCCGGGTGGGCACCGCCCGATGCCACATCGGGACCGGTTCCATGGCGGGAGCCGAGGAGTGGCCGAGCGCGGGTGCGAGCGGCGGCGAATCGGGACGCTGTGCGGCGGGGCTGTTCTCGGCGCCGGCGAAGCCATAGAGCCTGCTGCCCAGCGTGTTCGGCGTCTCGGCGGAGTGGCTCGCGGTGCGAAGCGGCGCGGCCGCGAGCTGGCTTGTGGCGAACGGGGTCTGGGTGACCTCCGAGAGTTCGGAAACCTGGTAGTCCCTCATCGCAGCGCCCCCAGCAATGCCAGGTAGGCGTCTCGCGTACCGGCGTCGAGGCGATGCCAGGTGATCGGGCCGCCGGTCGCGAGATGCAGGTCGAACGGCACCTCGACGATGGCCCGCACCCACGAACCGAGATGGGTGTGCACGTGGTCGGCGACGGTCGCCATCGAACCCGGCACCTGCTCGGTGAGCACGATGACCGCGTCGCCGACCACGAACTCCCCGAAATTCTCGTCCAGCCAACCCAATGCGGGCTGCAGCCGGTTGATGGCGTCGGGCCGGGCGGCGACGGTCAGCACCAGCCCCACCCGCGGATCGGCCAGCAATGGGGCGGCCAACCGGCTGGTGACGGGTGCGCCGGCATCGAAAACCCCCAGCAGCCCGGCATTTTCGAGATGCCGCGCCACCGACACGAGAGATTCCCTGCGCGGCAACGGATCCGGCGTCCGCGCCAGCACCCGCACCCCGGTCGACGTCTGCCCCGAGCACACCCCCACGGTCGCCGCGACCCCCGGATCGGCGGTGCCCAGCCATTTCTGCAGCGTGCTCACCGGCGCGACGGCATCGCATCCCCGCGCGGCCACATCGCCGCCCCCGAGCGTGCCGTCCACCACGACCGGCCACACCCCGCCCTCACTGTCGACCCCCGCGGCCGCGGCCAGCCCGAGCGCCGTGGTCGTCGCCCCCGACGACCCGGACCCGCCCAGCACCAGCACCGGCGGCAGCGCCGCCCGCACCAGCCGCCCCTGCCCACCCCGCAACGGCACCGCATCCGTCGGCGACCCGGCGGGCGCCGGCTGCATGAGCCCGCTCCCCGCCTCCTCCTCACCGCCGAGTTCCCCTGCCTGAAACCAGAACTCGGTCCGCGCCGCACCGGACTGCGCCCGAGCCGCACCACCGCTCCCCGACCCCCGCCCCGGATCCGACAGCCCTGCGTCCCCACGCGCGGCACGTGCGCCGTCCGTCGATGGACGCACGTCCTCGACTGACGGACCCGAGCTGTCGGCTGACGGACCCGCGCTCTCGGCTGACGGACCCGCGTTGCCGGCTGATGGATGCGCGTTGCCGACTGACGGACCCGCGTTGCCGGCTGATGGATGCGCGTTGCCGACTGACGGACCCGCGTTGTCGGCTGATGGATGCGCGTTGCCGGCGGTCGGCGGTGCGCTGTCCGTTGTTGGATGCGCGTTGCCGGCTATCGGCAGCGCGATGTCAGAGGGCTGTGTGCTGTTGGCTATGGGTTGCGCGCCGGCGCCTGCCGGGCGTGGGCCGGAGGGGAGTGTGGTGTGGGGTTGGCCGGGCCGCGGGGCGCGGAGCCGGTCGTCGATGTCGACCATGCCTCACCGGCTTCCCTCGACGATGGAGATGATGCGCACCTGGCCGTCGCGAACGGCGGTGGTGAAGACCTGCTGCCAGGTGGCGGTCGTCCCGTCCGGATGCTTCTCGTCGATGGTGACATTCCAGTGGTCGGCGTCCACACCGGTGATGTTCACGCAATGCTTGGTCCCGGCCGGAGTCGCCGCGATCGCGTCGCGGGTGGCCTGTTCCGGCGCCACCTTGGCGTCGGGCGCGAGCAGCGCGCGCACCGCCGCCGGATCCCGCTGCACGTACCAGGCATATTCGAGCCGCAGGATGACCCCCGGCCCGCTGCCGAGATCACCCGCACTGGCCCCGCTCACCCGATCGGGCGTAGCGCGTTCCTGACACCACGCGATCAGCCCCGGCTGATTCGCCGCCGTCGTGGACGCACTCGCGGTACTGGTCACCGGCACCGCCCGAGTCGTACTCGACTCCTTCGGCATGAGCGCCAGCCACCCCACCACCCCCACGATCACCAATGCCAGCGAAACCCCAGCAATCGCCATGGCCCGCCGCTGAATCCGCCTCCGCCGCTGCGTCTGCGCCGCCCGCCGCCGAGCCTCGACCACCAGCCCCGCCATCGGATCCTCAGCTATCAACTCATACGGACTCCCCACCCGTTCCCGCCCCGACTCACCCTCCGCCCGAGCCCAAGCCGCCTCATCCAACCAAGCCGCCCACCCCGCCCCCTTCTCCGCCGCCCCCGCGACACCCGAACCCGTCCCCCCACCCCCGCCAGGCACAAGCTCCGGCATAGGCGGCCGCCCCCGCCCACCTTCACGCAAGTCCGCCTTCACCCCGCCGGGCAGCGCCCCCGCCCCGCTAGCCCCCGACTCACCACCACTCGGCAGTGACCCCGCACCGCTAGGCCCGGACTCGCCATCGCTCGGTGGTGTGCCTGTGCCGTTTGGCCCTGACTCGCGACCGTTCGGCAGTGAGCCTGTGCCACTTAGCCGCGACTCGCGACCGTTCGGCAGTGAGCCTGTGCCACTTAGCCGCGACTCGCGACCGCTCGGCAATTGGTCTGTGCCACTTGGCCGCGGGTCGCCAGTGCTGGGTAGCGGGTCTGCGCTGCACGGGCGCGAGCCGCCGGCTCTCGGCTGTTGGCCTGTAGCGCTGGGGAGTGCACTCGTACCGGTCGGGGGTGTTCCGGATGCGTCCGATCGGCTTCCCGCAGTGGTCGATTGAGCGCTCGGGGCTCTGCGTCGCGTGGTCGGCCCCGACCAATACTCGTCGGGATTCTCGACCCGTCCGCCTATGAACCTCGCCGGGTTCGTTCCCTCCCCGCGCGTTCCGCTGTCGGGTTGGCTTGTCCCAGTACTCTGCTCGCTTCGCCAGGTGCCGTCCCCGCCTCGCTCGGTGCTCGGCCTGCTTTGTTCAGTGCCTTGCCCGCCCTGTCCGATGCCCCGCCCACTTTGATCGGCACCCGACCCGCGTGGTTCAGCACCCGACCCGCGTGGTTCAACACCCAGCCCGCGTGGTTCAGCGCCCGGCTCGCGTGGTTCAACACCCAGCCCGCGTGGTTCAGCGCCCGGCTCGCGTGGTTCAACACCCAGCCCGCGTGGTTCAGCGCCC
This sequence is a window from Nocardia yunnanensis. Protein-coding genes within it:
- a CDS encoding cutinase family protein, with the protein product MSASAVAHAGPPDTTVPIATCPSLFALGIQGTGESSPDAAVTTDTGMLSEVFRPMMATASDAGLVDRAYVPYEASFGGATSVSTVTYTKSVGDGLDRLRSMAKQVVDRCPSTQLAIAGYSQGAHVASQFAQEVGAGKGTVPADKVAAVALFGDPNRNANAPLFPGKPDQKLPTGAPGTDGKAVAGLSDPPATKTASGAGIAPDSATLENFGSLVGRVAEFCTEGDLACDTPVGAPLVRTVANIAGQVELSAGDPIGSLKSIAEALAFTSIKTVTSVVNKDVSGTSLADLSYQPQKSISQRIADASNPSTQVDIPGAFQALLKLGTIAINSVVAVVKDILTPTNIAEIATAGLANPIAGLAVFGTKLLGAVTNLVPPTTISRLVTQSFSAVTQNITDNKDLLDVTTWVRYWDTAQKHDYTHAQGAGFGESPTDWVGQWFAAVAHDLSGAAAPGGVPRGGSDKPSVGMDFAGTSTAPTSVPANGQFPLGGGASAAPSSGAPTLTFTPDTSAPPTGAPPTSGAPIIDLGPQATP
- a CDS encoding MinD/ParA family ATP-binding protein, whose product is MQPAPAGSPTDAVPLRGGQGRLVRAALPPVLVLGGSGSSGATTTALGLAAAAGVDSEGGVWPVVVDGTLGGGDVAARGCDAVAPVSTLQKWLGTADPGVAATVGVCSGQTSTGVRVLARTPDPLPRRESLVSVARHLENAGLLGVFDAGAPVTSRLAAPLLADPRVGLVLTVAARPDAINRLQPALGWLDENFGEFVVGDAVIVLTEQVPGSMATVADHVHTHLGSWVRAIVEVPFDLHLATGGPITWHRLDAGTRDAYLALLGALR